In Blattabacterium cuenoti, the genomic stretch AGAAAAAGATTTATTCCATTCTGGAATTCGTCCTGCAATTAATGAAAGCATATCTGTTTCTCGTGTAGGAGGATCTGCACAAATTCAGTCTATGAGAAAAATATCTGGAACTCTCAAATTGGATCAAGCTCAATTCAGAGAATTGGAATCTTTTTCAAAATTTGGTTCTGAACTGGATTCATCTACTATGAATATACTAAAAAAAGGAAGAATTAATATAGAGATATTAAAACAAACTCCTCATAGACCTTATGATGTAGCAGATCAAATAGCAATTATTTATGCTGGAACTAGAAATTTGCTTCAAAAAATTCCTATTGATAAAATTTCAGATTTCGAAAAAGAATATCTTTTCTATTTGAAAGAAAAACATGAAAATGTTTTAGACTCTTTAAGAAATGGAATTTTTGACAAAAAAATATCTGATATATTAGAAACAGCAGTTTTAGAATTAAGTGATAAATACCTTTCCTAAATTTTTATTATGTCTAATCCAAAAGAAATTAAAAGAAGAATATTATCTATAGAATCAGTTATAAAAACTACAGAAGCAATGAAAATGATTTCTATAGTGAAATTACGGAAAATAAAAAATTTACTTATTCAAATTAAAATTTATTTGGATTATATAGAAACAATTCTCTTAGATCTCTTATTTATGGAAAAGTATAAAGAAAATTTATCAAACAATCAATATTTTACAAAAATAGGAAAAGAAAAAATGAAATTATTTATTGTATTTACTTCTGATCGTGGTTTATGTGGTTCTTTTAATTCTTCTATTTTTGAAAAAATTAATTTTATTTTTCATAAAAAAGGGTACAATGAGAATGAATGTGTATTTTTATCTGTTGGAAAAAAAGGATTTGATTTTTTATGTGGAAAATATAATATGTATAATCAAGATTTGATCGAAAATAATTTTTTGAATAAAAAAATACAATCTTTAACATCAGAGTTAATTTCTGATTTTATTCAAAAAAAATTTTCTGCAATTTATTTAATATATAATCATTTAAAAAAATCTTTGCTTCAAGAAACAATTATAGAAAAATTTCTTCCAATTTCTATTAAAAATCTGAAAAAAAAAACATCGAAAATTTACTCTATTTTAGAACCTGATCAAAAGAAAATATTAAATTTATTAATTCCAAAATTTTTAAATACGAAATTGTTAAAAACTTTTTTGGAATCTACTACAGCAGAACATACATCTCGAATGATATCTATGCATAAAGCTACAGAAAATGCTTATGATATTAAACATGATTTAATATTAAATTATAATAAAGAAAGACAAACTGCAATTACAAAAGAAATACTTGAAATTATTAGTGGATCAGAATCTTTAAAATGAAAGAAAATGATCTGATCAAGATTCATAATTCATATAAATAAATCAAATCATTTTGATTTTTTTTCAAAAAAAAATAATATAATTATGGAAAAAATGTTAACAGGAATTAGAAGTACAGGTTCCCCTCATTTGGGAAATATTTTAAGTGTGATTATTCCGTCTGTATCCATAGCTAATAAAAGTACAAAACATTCTTCATTCATATTTATAGCGGATTTGCATTCTATGATTCACATAGAAAATATAAAAACAATCAAAAATAATACTTATGAAATTGCAGCTGCATGGTTAGCTTTTGGATTGAATATAGATAATTGTTTATTTTATAGACAATCTGATGTTTCATTAGTAACTGAATTGGCCTGGTATTTCAATTGTTTTTATCCATATAAAAGACTTGTGTTAGCTCATGCTTTTAAAAAAGAAATGAAGGAAATAGATCATGGTAAAATAAGTGTAGGTTTATTTACTTATCCTATTTTAATGGCAGCTGATATTTTACTTTATAATGCAGAAATTATTCCAGTAGGAAAAGATCAATTACAACATATAGAAATCGCTCGTCGAATAGCGAATTATTTTAATAAAAAAATAGGAAAAAAATTATTTGTTATCCCTAATGCTTTTTTGCAAAAAAAAAATATGTTTGTTTTAGGAACAGACGGTAAAAAAATGAGTAAATCTAAAAAAAATTGTATTGATATTTTTTCTTCAGATGAAATTTTAAAAAAACAAATTATGGGTATACGTACAGATAATAAATCTGTAGAAGAAAAAAAGAATCCTGAAACTGATTATATTATGTTGTTATATAGTTTAATAGCTCCTTTGGATAAGATAGAGATTATGAAAGAAAAATATAGAAAAGGTGGATATGGATATTATGAAGCGAAAATTGCATTATACGAATATATTATTCATAAATTCTCATATGAGAGAAAAAAATTTTTTTCTCTGATGAAAAAGAAATCTTTTTTGGATCATATTTTAGCTTTAGGAGCTAAAAAAGCAAAAAATATAGCTCAAGAAAGATTAAATTGCATTAGAAAACATTTGAAATTCAATTCTATAAATTGATTTATTTAATGTCATTATGACATAATTATAATTTATGGCAAATCTTTTGCAAAAAAAAGTCCATATAATTATGTTGAAAATATTTTTATATTATGGATATCAATCAAATAAACACTGACAAACAGTCCTCCTCATCCTCATCCTCATGTGAGGAAGTAGAGTCTTCCTCTTGTCAAGAAAAAACAAAAGTGGATGATTCATTAAAAAAAGAAATCCAATTTCTTAAAGAAGAGTTAGAAAAAGAAAAAGATAAATTTTTACGTCTTTTTGCTGAATTTGAAAATTCTAAAAAACGCATACAAAAAGAAAGATTTGATATTTTTAGAAATGTTCATGAGCAAATTCTTATAGATTTAATTCCGATTTTAGATGATTTTGAACGATGTATTAAAGAATTAAGAAAATATAAAGATAAAGATGAATATCTTGTAAAAGGAATTTTTTTTATACAGGAAAAACTTATTAAAATTTTAAAAGAAAAAGGATTAAATAAAATCAAAATAAAAAAAGGTGATGATTTTAACACGGATTTTCATGATGCTGTAACGCAAATACCAGCTGTAACTGAAAATTTAAAAGGAAAAATTATAGAAATCATAGAAGCTGGATATATTTTAAAAGAAAAAGTGATACGACATGCTAAAGTTATTACCGGAAAATAATTTTTATCTTCATGATGAAAAAAGATTATTACGAAGTATTAGGAGTTTCTAAAAATGCTTCTCCAGAAGAAATTAAAAAGGCTTATCGAAAACTAGCAATAAAATATCATCCAGATAAGAATTTAGATAACAAAAAAAAAGCAGAAGAAAAATTCAAAGAAGCGGCTGAAGCTTATGAAGTATTAAGTAATACAGAAAAAAGACAACGTTATGATAAATTTGGACATTCTGGAATAAAAGGAAGCGCATCAGGTTCAGGTATGAACATGGAGGATATTTTTGCGAATTTTGGGGATATTTTCGCTGATGCATTTGGAGAAAGTTTTTCCAATTTCGGATTTGGAAGATCAACTAGAAACAAAACTATTAAAGGAAGTGATTTAAGAATTAGAGTCAAACTTTCATTAGAAGAAATAGCTCACGGAGTTGAAAAAAAAGTAAAAGTTAAAAGACTTAAAGCAGCTAAAGGCATAAAATTTAAAAATTGTACATCTTGTAATGGGACTGGTCAGATAACACGAGTCACTAATACTATTTTAGGGAGAATGCAAACAACTTCACAATGTGGAATATGTTATGGAACTGGAAAAGTGATTGAAAATATTCCTTATGGAGCTAATAAACATGGATTAATTAAAGAGGAGGAGTTAGTAACTATAAAGATTCCCGAAGGATTAACAGAAGGGATTCAATTGAAAGTTTCTGAAAAAGGAAATGAAGCTCCATTTGGAGGAATTTCTGGTGATTTGATTGTGTTAATTGAGGAAATCCCTCATGCAAAATTAAAAAGAGAAGGAAGTAATCTTCATTATGATTTATACATATCATTTTCAGATGCAATATTGGGCGCTATAAAAGAAGTTCCCACTATTAATGGGAAAGCGAGAATAAAAATAGATCCAGGAACACAGTCAGGAAAAACTCTTAGATTAAAAAACAAAGGATTGCCTAATATTGAAGGATATGGATATGGAAGTCTTTTAATTCATGTGAATGTTTGGACTCCAAAAAAAATTAATGAAGAACAAAGAAAATTTTTTGAAAAAATGAGAAAAAATGAAAATTTTATTCCTCATCCAGGAAATTCAGAAAAATCTTTTTTTGATAAAGTCAGAGAAATGTTCTCATAAATATTAAACGTGATTATAATAATTTTGTTTCAATTCACATAACTATAACATAATAAATTTTATCATTATGCAAAAAGTAGTAGTTGGACTTTCAGGCGGAGTTGATTCAAGTGTTGCTGCATTAATTCTTAAAAAAAAAGGTTATCAAGTTATTGGCTTATTTATGCATAATTGGGAATGGGAAGAGGAAGATATTAACAAATGTACTTGGAAAGAAGATAGCATTGATGCTATGTTAGTTGCTAAACAATTAAATATACCTTTTCAAGTAGTTGATATGAAAAATGAATATAAAAAACATGTCATTAATTACATGTTTAACGAGTATAGATTAGGAAAAACTCCTAATCCAGATATCTTGTGTAATAAAGAAATAAAATTCAAAATTTTTTTGAAAAAAGCCCTTAATTTAGGAGCAGATTTCATTGCTACAGGACATTATGCGAATAAAGAAAAAATTGTAAAAAATAGAAAAATAATTTATCGTCTTTTAATTGGAAAAGATCTGAATAAAGATCAATCATATTTTTTATGTCAATTAACACAATATCAATTGAAAAAATCACTATTTCCATTAGGATTATTAACTAAAAATCAAGTTAGAAAAATAGCAGATATATATCGATTACGTAATGCTCATAAAAAAGAATCTCAAGGTTTATGTTTTGTAGGTAAAATTAATTTACCCAATTTTCTTAAAAAAAAAATCATTCCAAAAAAAGGAAAAATAATTTTCATAAATTCTAACTCCTCAATATATCAAGAAAAAAAACATTTTCTTTCTAAAGAAGAAGAATTGTTTTTTTTGTCTAAAAAAAAAAAATATAGAAAATCAGATGGGAAAGTAATTGGATACCATCAAGGGGCTCATTCTTTTACTAAGGGACAACGTAAAGGGATAGCATTAGGTGGTTATCAGGAAGCTCTTTTTGTTATAGATACTGATGTAAAAGAAAATATTGTTTATACAGGTATGGGGAAAAAACATCCAGGATTATATAGGAAATCTTTGTTTATTCATGAAGAAAATATTCATTGGATACGGAAAGATCTTACTCTTTTGGAAGGTGATAAAATGAATGTATTTTGTAGAATTCGTTATAGACAACCATTACAAAAATCAAAATTATATAAAATAAGAAAAGGAATGTTTATTGAGTTTGAAACCATGCAATGTGCTATAACAGAAGGACAATTTGTCGCTTGGTATATTGGAAAGGAATTGATAGGATCAGGAGTAATTTCTATTATTTTATATTTTATATTTTTTTCAAAAATTGAATATATTTTATAAATATAAATTTTTATTTTTTAATTTTTTATCAAAAAAAAGCGTGATTTTTTAATATAAAATTAAAAATGTATTGTTCAAGTAATTTCTAATTATTAACTTTACAATATATTCACTAATACATCAAAATAATAATAATATTATAAAAATAAATCCATAAAAAACGCTTTTATATAATCTATATTTTTCATATTTTTGCACATTATATAATTCATAATTTGTATAGTTTTTTTCATAAAACTATTCGAGTTCGGTGTTATTTTTTTTATCCCTACTTGATAGATAAGTAGGGCTTTTTGATTTATTAAAATTTTTCATGAAAAAAAGAATTAACGATTTTAGTAAGAAAATCACGAAAGAACCTAATTTGCCAGCGGCACATGCTATGTTGTATGCTGCAGGAATGAAAGAATCAGATTTTTGCAAAGCTCAAATAGGAATAGTTAGTAATTGGTACGAAGGGAATCCTTGTAATATGCATTTAGACAAATTAGCTAAAAGAATCAAATCATCGGTTATAAAAAAAAATTTAGTAGGATTTCAATTTACTACTATTGGAGTAAGTGATGGAATTACTATGGGAACATCAGGAATGAGGTATTCATTACCTTCTAGAGAATTAATAGCAGATAGTATAGAAACTGTAGTCAATTCTCATCATTATGATGGAGTGATAGCTATACCTGGATGTGATAAAAATATACCAGGAGTTATGATAGCTTTGTTAAGATTGAATAGACCATCTATAATTGTATACGGAGGAAGTATTTCTTCTGGTTATTATAATGGAAAAAAATTAGATGTTATTTCTTCTTTTGAAGCTTTAGGAAAAAAAAATACGAATCAAATTAGTGAAGATGAATATAGAAATATTGTAAAGAATTCTTGTCCTGGTCCAGGAGCTTGTGGAGGAATGTATACGGCAAATACTATGGCTTCTGCTTTAGAAGCTATGGGGATGATGCTTCCTTATTCTTCATCTTCTCCTTCAACTAGTGAAAACAAGAAAAAAGAATGTGAAGAAATTTCTGTATATATGAAAAATATTTTAGAAAAAGGAATCAAACCTAAAGATATAGTAACAAAAACTTCTATAGAAAATGGAGTCAAATTAGCTATGTGTTTAGGTGGGTCTACTAATTTAGTTTTACATTTTTTAGCCATTGCTAAATCAGCAAATATTGATTTTTCTTTAAAAGATTTTCATAAAATTAGTAATCAAGTCCCTCTCATTGGAAATCTAAAACCTAGTGGAATTTTTTTGATGGAAGATATACATATGTATATAGGAGGAATGCCTGTTATTATAAAATATTTATTAAATGAAGGAATATTATCAGGAGATTGTTTAACCGTTACTGGAAAAACATTATGTGAAAATATGAAAAATATTCCCAATATAACTTTTAATCAAAAAATAGTTCATTCCTTAGCCCGTCCAATCAAAAAAAATGGACATATCAGAATTTTATATGGAAATTTATCTCCAGAAGGGGCTGTTGCCAAAATAACTGGAAAAGAAGGAACAATTTTCCGTGGAAAGGCTAATGTTTTTAATTCTGAAAAAGAAGCAAATCAAGCTATTTTGAATAATAAAATTTTACCTGGAATCGTTATTGTAATTCGATATGTAGGTCCTATGGGTGGCCCAGGAATGCCAGAAATGTTAAAACCAACATCTTATATTATGGGATCTGGTTTAGGGAAAAAAGTAGCACTCATTACAGATGGAAGATTCTCAGGTGGATCACATGGTTTTGTTGTAGGACATATTTCTCCAGAAGCACAATCTGGAGGATTAATTGCTTTAGTACAAAATGATGATTTTATTAAAATAGATACGGAAAATGACACTATTACTCTTGAAGTAGAATATGAAGAAATACAAAAAAGGAGAAAATTATGGAGTCCACCTTTGTTAAAAATACAAAAAGGATATCTATATAAATATACAAAAATGGTATCCCAAGCTTCTGAAGGATGCGTTACAGATCAATTTTAGGATATGGAAAGAAAGTTCTTCTATGGTTCAGAAATCGTAATAAAAACCCTATTATATGAAAAGGTAAAATACATCTTTGGATATCCAGGTGGTGCTATTATGCCCATATACGATTCTTTGCATGATTATTTAAGTTCTATTTCGCATATTCTTATGCGTCATGAACAAGGTTCAATTCATGCTGCACAAGGATATGCTAGAGCTACTGGTCAAATTGGTGTGTGTTTTACAACTTCAGGCCCAGGAGCTACCAATTTAATTACTGGATTAGCCGATGCTTTGATAGATAGTACTCCTATTGTTTGTATTACTGGACAAGTTTCTTCTCATTTATTAGGAACTGATGCTTTTCAAGAAACAAATATTATGGATATTTCTATCCCTGTAACCAAATGGAATATTCAAGTTTTAAAAACTGAAGATATTTGTGAATCAATCAAAAAAGGTTTTTTTATTGCTAAAAAAGGAAGACCAGGACCTGTTTTAATAGATATTACTAAAGATGCTCAGCTTCAAAAAGCTGTATTCCACTATACACGTTGTAAACATATTAAAAATTTTCATCCATATCCTTGTATAGAAGATAAAAAAATAATAGAAGCTGCAAATCTAATCAACTTAGCGGAAAAACCCTTAATTCTTGTAGGTCAAGGAGTCATTTTAGCTGAAGCAGAAGAAGAATTTAAAGAATTTGTTGAAAAAACTGGAATTCCAGTAGCGAGTACTCTGTTAGGATTAGGAGCATTGGATAGTGATCATCGTTTGTATGTTGGCATGTTAGGCATGCATGGAAATTATGCTCCAAATATTTTAACTAATCAATGTGATATAATCATTGCAGTAGGAATGCGATTTGATGATCGTGTAACTGGAGATGTTAAAAAATATGCTAGACGAGCTAAAATTATTCATTTAGAAATAGATTCTTCGGAAATAAACAAAAACATTTTATGTCATATTCCAATTTTAGGAGATTGTAAAATTTCTTTAAAAAAACTGGTTTCTTACGTTAATCAATCTATTCATAAAGAATGGATTGATCAATTTTTTCATCTTAAAGAAAAAGAAAAAAACGTAGTTATACAAAGAGATATCAATCCAAAACAAGGAGAAATTACGATGGGGGAAGTAATTAAATGGATTAACCAATATAAACAAAAAAACGCAATCCTTGTAACTGATGTAGGACAACATCAAATGATAGCTTCAAGATATTTTAATTTTACCTGCAAAAAAAGTCAAATTACTTCTGGAGGATTAGGAACTATGGGTTTTGCTTTACCAGCTTCAATAGGTGCTCAATTAGGATCCAAAAATAGACAAGTAATCTGTGTTGTAGGAGATGGAGGAATCCAAATGACAATACAAGAAATGGGAACTATTTTGCAAAATAGTATTCCCGTTAAAATTATACTATTAAATAATAATTTCTTGGGAATGGTACGTCAGTGGCAACAACTTTTTTTCAATAAACGTTATTCGTGTACAGAATTAGTGAATCCAGATTTTATCAAATTAGCTAATGCTTATGATATAAAAGCAAAAAAGGTGAAAGAAAGAGAGGAATTAGGAGAATCAATAAAGAAAGCATTAAATCATGAAACAGCTTTCTTACTAGAAATTGTAATTAAAAAAGAAGATAATGTTTTTCCTATGATTCCTGCAGGAGCATCTGTAGATGAAATTCGTTTAACATAATTTTAAATATATAGCATTATGAAGCATAAATTCAGAATAATAATTTTAGGAGAAAAAGAAATAAGATTATTAAGCAGAATTCTTATTATATTAAATAGAAGAAATTTGAAAACCAATCACATTAATGTATCGAATAATGAAAATGGAACAATTAGTAATATCCAATATATTATTGATTTAGAATGTAAGGAAGAACAATTGTTTAAAATAAAAAAATTAATTGAAAAATTAATTGGAATTATTCATGTTTACTATTCTAAATTAGAGAAACTAAATTCTAGAAAAAATTCATGTAAAAAAATTGATTTACCACTAGCAACATATTAAATAAAATAAAAATCATGAAAATTAAATTTGGATCTATAGAAGAAACTATCATTACAAGAGATGAATTTCCATTATGGAAAGCTAGAGAAATTTTGAAAAAAGAAACTATTTCTGTTTTAGGTTATGGAGTTCAAGGTCCTGGACAGTCTCTAAATTTAAGGGATAATGGATTTCAAGTAATAGTAGGACAAAGAAAATGTTCTAATTCTTGGAAAAAAGCGTTACAAGATGAATGGATAGAAGGAGAAAATCTTTTTTCTTTAGAAGAAGCTGCTGAAAGAGGTACGATACTTATGTATTTATTATCAGATGCAGGTCAAATCTCTTTTTGGCCTACTCTTAGTAAATATTTAACTGAAGGAAAATCTTTATATTTTTCACATGGATTTGGATTAACTTTTTGTAATCAAACAAAAATATATCCTTCTAAAAATATAGATATTTTTTTAGTAGCGCCTAAAGGATCAGGAACTAGTTTAAGAAGACTTTTTAAAAAAGGAAAAGGAATTAATTCTAGTTATGCTATTTATCAGGATTATAGTGGGAATAGTTTAGAAAAAACTTTATCTATTGGAATAGGAATAGGATCTGGATATTTATTTAAAACAAATTTTAAAAATGAGGTATATTCCGATTTAGTAGGAGAAAGAGGGACTTTGATGGGAGCTATACAAGGAATTTTTGCTGCACAATATCAAACATTAAGAGAAAAAGGACATTCTCCTTCAGAATCTTTCAACGAAACTGTAGAAGAATTAACTCAAAGTTTGATGCCATTAGTATCAGAAAAAGGAATGGATTGGATGTACGCTAATTGTTCTACTACTGCGCAAAGAGGAGCTTTAGACTGGTGGAAAAAATTTAGAGATGCTACTTTTCCAGTATTTCAAGAATTATATCATGAAGTATTATCTGGTCATGAAGCAAAAAGAATTATTCAAGCTAATAGTCATATAAATTATAGAGAAAAATTGCAAAAAGAATTACAAGATCTTAGAAAAAGTGAATTATGGGAAGTTGGATCTATGATTCGCAATCTTAGACCGGAAAAAAAGGATCAGAATTAAATAAATTTACTCATTTTTAAAAGATTGAAAAATAAATTTAAAGGATATTTTCCTTCTCATAAAGAAATAATTCAAGCTAAGAATCTTTTAAAAGATATCATTTATGAAACTCCGTTACAAAAAAATTATCTTTTATCAGAAAAATATCAAGCTAATATTTTACTAAAAAGAGAAGACTTACAAATCATACGTTCATATAAAATTAGAGGAGCTTATAATAAAATAAAAAGTTTATCTTATTCAGAACTGAAAAAAGGAATTGTTTGTGCTAGCGCTGGAAATCATGCTCAAGGTGTGGCATATTCTTGCAATATATTAAAAATATCGGGAAAAATTTATATGCCTAGTACTACTCCTAAACAAAAAGTAGAAAGAGTAAAAATGTTTGGAAAAAAGTATATAGAAATTATTCTTATTGGAGATACTTTTGATGCAGTTAGTAGTGAAGCAATGAAAGATTGTAAAAAAAATGAAAAAATTTTTATTCATCCTTTCGATGATATTAAAATTATTGAAGGACAAGCAACTGTAGGTTTAGAAATTTTAAAACAAAATATTTCAGATAGGATAGATTATGTTTTTATTCCTATTGGTGGAGGTGGATTAGTATCTGGTGTAGGTAGTTATTTTAAAGAAATAAGTCCTAAAACTAAAATTATAGGAGTAGAACCTAAAGGAGCTCCATCTATGAGTTATTCTTTAAAAAAAGGAAAAATTGTTGAATTAAAAACAATAGATAGATTTATTGATGGAGCTTCAGTAAAGAAAGTGGGAAAATTAAATTTTAACATATGCAATCAAATATTATTTGATATCATAACAGTTCCGGAAGGAAAAGTTTGTACAACAATTTTAGATTTATATAATTTAGAAGCTATTGTCGCTGAACCTGCTGGAGCTCTTTCAATAGCTGCTTTAGATTTTTATTCTAATGAAATAAAAGGAAAAACTATTGTATGTATTTTAAGTGGAGGAAATAATGATATCACTAGAACAGAAGAAATTAGAGAAAGATCTCTTTTATATGAAGAAAAAAAACATTATTTTATTGTCAAATTTCCACAAAGAGCTGGGGCCTTAAAAGAATTTGTGAACAATATTTTAGGTCCAAAAGATGATATTGCTTATTTTGAATATTCTAAAAAAAATTCAAAAGAAGAAGGACCAGCCGTGATTGGAATAGAATTGTCAGAAAAAAATGAATTTTCTGGATTAATAGGAAGAATGAAAAAATATAAAGTTCATTTTCAATATTTAAATAAAAATCCAGATTTATTTCGCATCCTTATATAAAAAAAAAACTTTGTACCCACGACTGGATTTGAACCAGCACATCCGAATCGGATACCACCCCCTCAAAGTGGCGTGTCTACCATTTCCACCACGTGGGCGTCATATCAAAATATTTAT encodes the following:
- the ilvA gene encoding threonine ammonia-lyase; its protein translation is MKNKFKGYFPSHKEIIQAKNLLKDIIYETPLQKNYLLSEKYQANILLKREDLQIIRSYKIRGAYNKIKSLSYSELKKGIVCASAGNHAQGVAYSCNILKISGKIYMPSTTPKQKVERVKMFGKKYIEIILIGDTFDAVSSEAMKDCKKNEKIFIHPFDDIKIIEGQATVGLEILKQNISDRIDYVFIPIGGGGLVSGVGSYFKEISPKTKIIGVEPKGAPSMSYSLKKGKIVELKTIDRFIDGASVKKVGKLNFNICNQILFDIITVPEGKVCTTILDLYNLEAIVAEPAGALSIAALDFYSNEIKGKTIVCILSGGNNDITRTEEIRERSLLYEEKKHYFIVKFPQRAGALKEFVNNILGPKDDIAYFEYSKKNSKEEGPAVIGIELSEKNEFSGLIGRMKKYKVHFQYLNKNPDLFRILI